One genomic segment of Burkholderiaceae bacterium includes these proteins:
- a CDS encoding acetyl-CoA acetyltransferase → MDKTRIPVIVGTGQVTDTTSKPEEGRSPLQLMHDAVKLAAADSGAQDQGAALLRGLDSVTVIRLFADTLPRFASPFGKLANAPWSIAQRVGAANATDLVCPPQGGDSLVMLARACERIAQGESQAALVVGGEALRTELAAKRAGLQLQWGEDAPTTPNQLTGVRSFRSTRPEDMYTKAEEKHGMRSAIAMYALIGQALRHAAGQTVDQYREASAKLFARFAAVARDNPLATRRKGYSAEQIAEVNAENPFVGFPYTKLMTASVFVDQSAAFIVVSEARADELGIPQDKRVYLHGEAHAHNTWFVSDRERLDQSPAMRLTSRAALAQAGKTIADVDVFDIYSCFPSVVQIACKELGISPDDKRGLTVTGGLPYFGGPGNNYVTHAIAEMVQRVRAKPGAYGLVMANVGLVTKAAVGLFSTERPNKPFMRADSDAIQREIDAQTKVRFTEAPQGDATIETYAVLHGKNGPESGVLLGRLAATGERFVANTPADAATLAKLEQVEGIGLPGTVTQVDGRNVFTPRFG, encoded by the coding sequence ATGGACAAGACACGCATCCCCGTCATCGTCGGCACCGGCCAGGTCACCGACACCACTTCGAAGCCCGAAGAGGGCCGTTCGCCGCTGCAGCTGATGCACGACGCGGTCAAGCTCGCCGCGGCGGACAGTGGCGCGCAGGACCAGGGCGCCGCACTGCTGCGCGGGCTGGACTCCGTCACGGTGATCCGCCTGTTTGCCGACACGCTGCCGCGTTTCGCATCGCCCTTCGGCAAGCTCGCGAATGCGCCGTGGTCCATCGCGCAGCGCGTGGGCGCGGCGAACGCCACGGACCTCGTGTGTCCCCCGCAAGGCGGCGATTCGCTGGTGATGCTCGCGCGCGCGTGCGAACGCATCGCGCAGGGAGAGTCGCAGGCGGCGCTGGTCGTGGGCGGCGAGGCGCTGCGCACCGAGCTCGCGGCCAAGCGCGCTGGTCTGCAGCTGCAGTGGGGCGAGGACGCCCCCACCACGCCCAACCAGCTCACGGGCGTGAGATCGTTCCGGTCCACACGCCCTGAGGACATGTACACCAAGGCCGAAGAGAAGCACGGCATGCGCTCGGCCATCGCAATGTACGCGCTCATCGGGCAGGCCCTGCGCCACGCCGCGGGGCAGACGGTCGACCAGTACCGCGAAGCCAGCGCCAAGCTCTTTGCACGCTTCGCCGCCGTGGCCAGGGACAACCCGCTCGCCACGCGCCGCAAGGGGTACAGCGCCGAGCAGATCGCCGAGGTGAACGCGGAGAACCCCTTCGTGGGCTTCCCGTACACCAAGCTCATGACGGCCAGCGTCTTCGTCGACCAGTCGGCCGCGTTCATCGTGGTGTCCGAAGCGCGTGCCGACGAGCTCGGCATCCCGCAGGACAAGCGCGTGTACCTGCACGGCGAAGCGCATGCGCACAACACGTGGTTCGTGAGCGACCGCGAGCGCCTCGACCAGTCGCCCGCGATGCGCCTGACCTCGCGCGCCGCTCTGGCGCAGGCGGGCAAGACCATCGCCGACGTGGATGTGTTCGACATCTACAGCTGCTTCCCGTCGGTAGTGCAGATCGCCTGCAAGGAGCTGGGCATCTCGCCCGACGACAAGCGCGGCCTCACCGTCACGGGCGGCCTGCCGTACTTCGGCGGACCGGGCAACAACTACGTGACGCACGCCATCGCCGAGATGGTGCAGCGCGTGCGTGCGAAGCCCGGCGCCTATGGCCTCGTCATGGCCAACGTCGGCCTCGTCACCAAGGCGGCGGTCGGTCTGTTTTCCACCGAGCGGCCGAACAAGCCCTTCATGCGCGCGGATTCCGACGCCATCCAGCGCGAGATCGACGCGCAGACCAAGGTGCGCTTCACCGAGGCACCGCAGGGTGACGCGACCATCGAGACCTATGCCGTGCTGCACGGCAAGAACGGTCCCGAAAGCGGCGTGCTGCTCGGGCGCCTGGCTGCTACGGGCGAGCGCTTCGTCGCGAACACGCCCGCCGATGCGGCAACGCTCGCGAAGCTGGAGCAGGTCGAAGGCATCGGGCTGCCCGGCACCGTGACGCAGGTGGACGGCCGCAACGTGTTCACGCCGCGCTTCGGATAA
- a CDS encoding nitronate monooxygenase, giving the protein MKTPICERLGCEVPIFAFTHCRDVVVEVTKAGGFGVLGAVTHSPEQLERELKWIDEHVGGRPYGVDVLIPVVYDREAEASTEEVIDLIPAEQRQFVDKLLDAEGVPPLSADDAAEARRELIGRGRNTTPLGARRLIDVALRHPQVKLVVSALGAPPKELVDELHGRGILVGSLSGKAEHAKAQRAVGVDIIVAQGTEAGGHTGQIATMVLVPQVVDVAGPDIAVLAAGGISRGRQIAAAFALGAQGVWTGTIWLGTRESELTPMEKEVLFKAKSEDAVQRKWMTGKTGRMIRSKASEAWEQPGAPRHLKPPLQNILYHSARIRIEKAHRDDLCSFPAGQVVGNMKEETSVRQVMQDLMQEYIDTAERISPLINL; this is encoded by the coding sequence TTGAAGACTCCCATCTGCGAGCGCCTCGGCTGCGAGGTGCCCATCTTCGCCTTCACGCACTGCCGCGACGTCGTGGTCGAGGTCACCAAGGCCGGCGGCTTCGGCGTGCTGGGCGCGGTCACGCACTCGCCCGAACAGCTCGAGCGCGAACTCAAGTGGATCGACGAGCACGTGGGCGGCCGGCCCTACGGCGTGGACGTGCTCATTCCCGTCGTCTACGACCGCGAGGCCGAAGCATCGACCGAGGAGGTGATCGACCTCATCCCCGCCGAGCAGAGGCAGTTCGTCGACAAGCTGCTGGATGCGGAAGGCGTGCCCCCGCTGTCCGCCGACGACGCGGCCGAAGCGCGCCGCGAGCTGATCGGGCGCGGGCGCAACACCACGCCGCTGGGCGCGCGCAGGCTGATCGACGTGGCGCTGCGCCACCCGCAGGTCAAGCTGGTGGTCAGCGCCCTGGGTGCGCCGCCGAAGGAACTGGTCGACGAGCTGCACGGCCGCGGCATCCTCGTCGGCTCGCTGTCCGGAAAGGCCGAGCACGCGAAGGCGCAGCGCGCGGTGGGCGTGGACATCATCGTCGCGCAGGGCACCGAAGCCGGCGGCCACACGGGGCAGATCGCCACCATGGTGCTCGTGCCGCAGGTGGTCGATGTCGCCGGCCCCGACATCGCGGTGCTCGCCGCCGGCGGCATCAGCCGCGGCAGGCAGATCGCGGCAGCCTTTGCGCTCGGCGCGCAGGGCGTGTGGACCGGAACGATCTGGCTGGGCACGCGCGAGAGCGAGCTCACGCCCATGGAAAAAGAGGTGCTTTTCAAGGCGAAGTCCGAAGACGCCGTGCAGCGCAAGTGGATGACGGGGAAGACCGGTCGCATGATCCGCAGCAAGGCCTCGGAAGCGTGGGAACAGCCCGGTGCGCCCAGGCACCTGAAGCCGCCGCTGCAGAACATCCTGTACCACAGCGCGCGCATCCGCATCGAGAAGGCGCATCGCGACGACCTGTGCTCGTTCCCCGCCGGGCAGGTCGTCGGGAACATGAAGGAAGAGACCTCCGTGCGCCAGGTCATGCAGGACCTGATGCAGGAGTACATCGACACCGCCGAGCGCATCTCTCCCTTGATCAACCTCTGA
- a CDS encoding MarR family transcriptional regulator has product MAIVAEHFTPLNLTSIQFAALVAINDSPGLDATRLAALIDYDRPTMTGVIDRLEAKGLVMREVDPNDRRARLLFLTPEGLRVLEAADRAAHESRDVLLGPLPPEERRQFMQLLEKLVELHTSRHSPSVQAELTGK; this is encoded by the coding sequence GTGGCGATCGTGGCGGAGCACTTCACGCCGCTGAACCTCACGTCGATCCAGTTCGCCGCCCTCGTGGCGATCAACGATTCGCCCGGCCTGGACGCCACGCGCCTGGCCGCGCTGATCGACTACGACCGCCCCACGATGACGGGCGTGATCGACCGGCTCGAGGCCAAGGGCCTCGTGATGCGCGAGGTCGACCCGAACGACCGGCGCGCCCGCCTGCTCTTCCTGACACCGGAAGGTTTGCGCGTGCTGGAAGCCGCCGACCGCGCCGCGCACGAAAGCCGCGACGTGCTGCTGGGCCCCCTGCCGCCCGAAGAACGCAGGCAGTTCATGCAGCTGCTGGAAAAGCTGGTGGAGCTGCACACGAGCCGGCATTCGCCGAGCGTGCAGGCCGAGCTCACAGGGAAGTAG
- a CDS encoding class II aldolase/adducin family protein gives MTIRQRISDAEWQARLDLAACYRLVARYGMADLIYNHITVRVPGEAGHILINPFGYLYEEITASCLYKIDLAGNVVDKPGDVPYEVNQAGYVIHSAIHSARHDIACVLHTHTRAGMAVATMECGLMPATQGALRFHDRIAYHAFEGPAVDEAERERLVADLGDKDVMILRNHGLLTCGRSVAETFLLMQRLETACKVQVDFLAANTPLHMPSPEAVAKTARILAPPTVTDRKGSEASLGNWNGQREWSALLRQLDRDDPSWRE, from the coding sequence TTGACGATCCGCCAACGCATTTCGGACGCCGAATGGCAGGCCCGCCTCGACCTTGCCGCGTGCTACCGCCTGGTCGCGCGCTACGGCATGGCGGACCTGATCTACAACCACATCACCGTGCGCGTGCCGGGTGAGGCGGGCCACATCCTCATCAACCCCTTCGGCTACCTGTACGAGGAGATCACGGCGTCGTGCCTCTACAAGATCGACCTGGCGGGCAACGTGGTCGACAAGCCCGGGGACGTGCCGTACGAGGTGAACCAGGCCGGCTACGTGATCCACAGCGCGATCCATTCCGCGCGGCACGACATTGCCTGCGTGCTGCACACGCACACGCGCGCGGGCATGGCGGTCGCGACGATGGAGTGCGGCCTGATGCCCGCGACGCAGGGGGCGTTGCGCTTCCATGACCGCATCGCGTATCACGCGTTCGAGGGGCCGGCGGTCGACGAGGCCGAGCGCGAACGCCTCGTCGCAGACCTGGGCGACAAGGACGTGATGATCCTGCGCAACCACGGCCTGCTCACCTGCGGGCGCAGCGTGGCCGAGACGTTCCTGCTCATGCAGCGGCTGGAGACGGCCTGCAAGGTGCAGGTGGACTTCCTCGCGGCGAACACGCCGCTGCACATGCCGAGCCCCGAGGCTGTTGCGAAGACCGCGCGCATTCTCGCGCCGCCCACGGTGACGGACCGCAAGGGCAGCGAGGCGAGCCTGGGCAACTGGAACGGCCAGCGCGAATGGTCGGCGCTGCTGCGCCAGCTGGATCGCGACGATCCGTCGTGGCGCGAGTGA
- a CDS encoding 2-dehydropantoate 2-reductase yields the protein MRAMRVCVFGAGAVGGNIAVMLARAGADVSVLVRGATLQAVRARGLELHTPDGVVRANVRASDDPRELGEQDAVLVTVKQTALTASAPAITALLGRDTPAVFLQNGIPWWYFHGQGNADEGKRIPELDPGDVLWNTVGPQRAVGGVTSSPCTVVEPGVVKLAGKNGTMVFGEPDGSMSPRLMAIAELFKAAGLPAEATPRIRDAIWQKLALNLGSGPLAVLAPVSLAALYAEEACVQARFRIQDEVEAIAAAMGCPVTVSRSIEATRKLPHVPSIGQDVAAGRKPELEAMFRAPLAMAREKGVATPTLDLLVALCTLKLRAAGMYP from the coding sequence ATGCGTGCGATGCGCGTCTGCGTCTTCGGGGCCGGCGCCGTCGGGGGGAACATCGCCGTGATGCTCGCGCGCGCCGGCGCCGACGTGAGCGTGCTCGTGCGCGGCGCCACGCTGCAGGCGGTGCGGGCGCGCGGGCTCGAACTGCACACGCCAGACGGCGTGGTGCGTGCGAACGTGCGCGCGAGCGACGACCCGCGCGAACTGGGCGAGCAGGATGCGGTGCTGGTCACCGTCAAGCAGACCGCGCTCACCGCGTCCGCGCCGGCCATCACCGCATTGCTCGGCAGGGACACGCCGGCCGTGTTCCTGCAGAACGGCATCCCGTGGTGGTACTTCCACGGGCAGGGGAATGCGGACGAAGGCAAGCGGATTCCCGAGCTCGACCCGGGGGACGTGTTGTGGAACACAGTCGGACCGCAGCGCGCGGTCGGCGGCGTCACGTCGAGCCCGTGCACGGTGGTCGAACCTGGCGTGGTGAAGCTCGCGGGGAAGAACGGCACGATGGTGTTCGGCGAACCCGATGGCTCGATGTCGCCGCGCCTCATGGCGATCGCCGAGTTGTTCAAGGCGGCGGGGCTGCCAGCGGAGGCGACCCCGCGCATCCGCGATGCGATCTGGCAGAAGCTCGCGCTCAATCTCGGCTCGGGCCCGCTCGCGGTGCTCGCCCCCGTCTCGCTCGCGGCGCTCTATGCCGAAGAGGCGTGCGTGCAGGCACGGTTTCGCATCCAGGACGAGGTGGAAGCGATCGCCGCCGCCATGGGTTGCCCCGTCACGGTGAGCCGGTCCATCGAGGCCACGCGGAAATTGCCGCACGTGCCCAGCATCGGGCAGGACGTCGCAGCGGGCCGCAAGCCGGAGCTGGAAGCGATGTTCCGCGCGCCGCTGGCGATGGCGCGCGAAAAGGGCGTGGCAACGCCGACGCTGGACTTGCTGGTGGCGCTGTGCACGCTCAAGTTGCGGGCGGCGGGGATGTATCCGTGA
- a CDS encoding ISL3 family transposase, whose product MTDILDLKGWTVLGRTEEDGADVLEAEYPLPMPTACPKCGTLDCIYRHGTKATTYVDIPMRGKPAKLRAKVQRYRCTSCKETFLQPLGGILEGRRMTERCATYIKAHSLRDTFTRIAENVGCDDKTVRTLGAEYMAELEASHRPEMPDWLGIDETQIDGKMRCVLTDIGERRILDMLPDRDKATLAGWLHRFKDRHWVKGVAIDMWRPYRDVSHQMFPGRPVVIDKFHVVRMANYCMERVRIRLQKQRKAGERRLWLQSKAMLNMRYAKLAEKGRFNLDMWLANEPELAAAYGLKEAFYNIYDLPKAQAVAAFDAFPGTIPASLKADFKTLTTAMKNWRTEILAYFDHPITNAYTEALNGVAKTINRQGRGYTFEVLRARLLYGKGPLEPWRLATVYPANPTQLQLLKREQGNRCQSCGCELGRTKDDKANVVVLVRGNTRRQQLICGLCNVGFHTEALNHRKPPSTQKSG is encoded by the coding sequence ATGACGGACATCCTCGACCTGAAGGGCTGGACGGTGCTGGGTCGCACCGAGGAGGACGGGGCGGACGTGCTGGAGGCGGAGTACCCGCTGCCCATGCCTACCGCCTGCCCAAAGTGCGGCACCCTCGACTGCATCTACCGGCACGGCACCAAAGCTACTACTTACGTCGACATTCCGATGCGCGGGAAGCCGGCCAAGCTGCGGGCGAAGGTCCAGCGATACCGGTGCACCTCCTGCAAGGAGACCTTCCTGCAGCCGCTGGGCGGCATCTTGGAGGGCCGGCGCATGACGGAGCGCTGCGCCACCTACATCAAGGCCCACAGCCTGCGGGACACCTTCACCCGCATCGCGGAGAACGTGGGGTGCGACGACAAGACGGTCCGGACGCTGGGGGCGGAGTACATGGCCGAACTGGAGGCCAGCCACCGGCCGGAGATGCCAGACTGGCTGGGCATCGACGAGACCCAAATCGACGGGAAGATGCGCTGCGTCCTGACGGACATCGGGGAGCGCCGCATCCTCGACATGCTGCCGGACCGGGACAAGGCGACCTTGGCGGGGTGGCTGCACCGGTTCAAGGACCGGCACTGGGTCAAGGGCGTGGCCATCGACATGTGGCGGCCGTACCGGGACGTGTCGCACCAGATGTTCCCTGGCCGACCGGTGGTCATCGACAAGTTCCACGTCGTCCGCATGGCGAACTACTGCATGGAGCGGGTCCGCATCCGGCTCCAGAAGCAGCGCAAGGCTGGCGAGCGGCGCCTGTGGCTCCAGTCCAAGGCGATGCTGAACATGCGGTACGCCAAGCTGGCCGAGAAGGGCCGGTTCAATCTGGACATGTGGCTGGCCAACGAGCCCGAGCTGGCCGCCGCCTACGGGCTGAAAGAGGCGTTCTACAACATCTACGACCTGCCCAAGGCGCAGGCCGTGGCGGCCTTCGACGCCTTCCCGGGGACCATCCCAGCCAGCCTGAAGGCGGACTTCAAGACTCTCACGACCGCCATGAAGAACTGGCGGACGGAGATTCTGGCGTACTTCGACCACCCCATCACCAACGCCTACACCGAGGCGCTGAACGGGGTCGCCAAGACCATCAACCGGCAGGGCCGGGGGTACACCTTCGAGGTGCTGCGCGCCCGTCTCCTGTACGGCAAGGGGCCGCTGGAGCCGTGGCGGCTGGCGACCGTCTACCCTGCCAACCCCACCCAGTTGCAGCTCCTGAAGCGGGAACAGGGCAACCGGTGCCAGAGCTGCGGCTGCGAGCTGGGACGGACCAAGGACGACAAGGCGAACGTGGTCGTTCTGGTGCGCGGCAACACCCGCCGGCAGCAGCTCATTTGCGGGCTGTGCAACGTCGGTTTCCACACGGAGGCACTCAATCACCGGAAGCCTCCTTCAACACAGAAATCCGGATAG
- a CDS encoding IS30 family transposase — MGTRYKQLQAEERMTLSSLHQQGWSLRAMGRLMGRSPSTLCRELRRNSSDSGYASSSAHHAYLKRRIDARPLPKLHADGALWQTVCTLLSWCWSPQQIASTLRRMHPDEPAWHVSHETIYDTIYAYPRGELRRQLIALLRQGKSTRRPRSAGQDRRGKIPDMVSIHVRPPEIEDRLMPGHWEGDLIKGAGNQSAVGVLVERTTRLVLLCKMQSSTAESALAAFSAKLNAVAAPLRKTLTYDQGREMARHKALSEATGVKVYFCDPHSPWQKGSCENTNGLLRQFLPKGTDLSVHDQDALDSIADLMNNRPRQTLGWDSPYQAFKRIMTAISEKDSATIH; from the coding sequence ATGGGAACACGATACAAACAACTGCAGGCTGAAGAGCGCATGACGCTGAGCTCGCTGCACCAGCAAGGCTGGAGCCTTCGGGCCATGGGGCGACTGATGGGGCGCAGCCCCAGCACCCTGTGTCGCGAACTGCGGCGCAACAGCAGCGATAGCGGCTACGCCAGCAGCAGCGCCCACCACGCATATCTGAAGCGCCGCATCGATGCCCGACCCTTGCCCAAGCTGCATGCCGATGGCGCTTTGTGGCAGACGGTTTGCACGCTGCTCAGCTGGTGCTGGTCGCCACAGCAAATTGCCAGCACACTCAGGCGCATGCATCCCGATGAGCCCGCCTGGCACGTCTCGCACGAGACGATCTACGACACCATCTACGCCTACCCACGCGGGGAGCTGCGCCGCCAGCTCATCGCCTTGCTGCGCCAAGGCAAGAGCACGCGCAGGCCCCGCTCTGCGGGCCAGGATCGACGAGGGAAGATCCCTGACATGGTGAGCATCCATGTGCGCCCGCCCGAGATCGAAGACCGCCTGATGCCCGGGCACTGGGAGGGCGATCTGATCAAGGGTGCGGGCAACCAGTCTGCGGTCGGTGTGCTGGTGGAGCGTACAACGCGTCTTGTGCTGCTGTGCAAGATGCAGAGCAGCACGGCAGAAAGTGCGCTGGCGGCGTTCTCGGCCAAGCTCAATGCGGTGGCTGCGCCGCTGCGCAAAACGCTCACCTACGACCAGGGTCGGGAGATGGCGCGGCACAAGGCGCTCAGTGAGGCCACGGGCGTGAAGGTGTACTTTTGCGATCCGCACAGTCCTTGGCAAAAGGGCAGTTGCGAGAACACCAACGGATTGCTGCGCCAGTTCCTGCCCAAGGGCACCGATCTGTCGGTGCATGACCAAGATGCGCTGGACTCGATTGCCGACTTGATGAACAACCGACCCAGGCAGACGCTGGGATGGGACAGTCCCTACCAAGCTTTCAAGCGCATCATGACGGCCATCAGCGAGAAAGATTCGGCTACGATTCATTGA
- a CDS encoding aromatic ring-hydroxylating dioxygenase subunit alpha gives MDHVENAMDHVSPWATAPKLPSTHYVDNRIYTDPVIFEEEREKILAATWRLVCHESELPEPGDYRAKEIAGVPVVILRSEDRSIMAFFNVCPHRGARLVRDERGNAKKGLQCLYHLWTFALDGKCTSITRSKGYDGCSLKKDDVGLRSVRTEIFCGMVFVCLKDDVPPLEQFLGGMADHMKTHLGQEELEVFHYHRAIINTNWKLFVDNNSELYHEFLHVLNRRTAVAHKSYHERNWLLYQNSHNIIQQGVIHYDSYGLGERSEGALPGMQPNGMVVMLLFPDVMLNIRATVMRIDTMTPLAPGKTLVEWRGVGLKSDTPDVRAMRIQHHNEVWGPAGRNLPEDIAAVETQWETMVQGGSRYSLFAREEGLKPQDDANLRAFYQEWGRCLGRAPNDPFRHGNVDTDVSHSIKEITNV, from the coding sequence ATGGATCATGTGGAGAACGCAATGGATCATGTCAGTCCCTGGGCTACTGCCCCTAAGCTTCCGTCTACGCACTATGTAGATAACCGAATCTATACGGATCCGGTGATTTTCGAGGAAGAGCGAGAGAAAATCCTGGCTGCAACGTGGCGGCTTGTCTGTCACGAATCGGAACTGCCAGAACCCGGCGACTACCGGGCGAAGGAAATCGCCGGGGTACCGGTTGTCATCCTGCGCAGCGAGGACCGGTCGATTATGGCGTTCTTTAACGTTTGCCCACACCGGGGCGCGCGCCTAGTGCGCGACGAGCGTGGAAATGCGAAGAAGGGCCTGCAGTGCCTTTATCATCTATGGACGTTTGCGCTCGACGGTAAGTGCACAAGCATCACCCGAAGCAAGGGATATGACGGCTGCAGTCTGAAAAAAGACGACGTTGGACTGCGCTCTGTCCGAACGGAAATCTTCTGCGGCATGGTGTTCGTTTGCCTGAAGGACGACGTGCCACCACTCGAGCAATTCTTGGGTGGTATGGCGGACCATATGAAGACCCACCTTGGCCAGGAAGAGCTTGAGGTATTCCATTACCATCGCGCGATCATCAATACGAACTGGAAGCTCTTCGTAGACAACAACTCCGAGCTCTATCATGAATTCCTGCATGTGCTGAACCGGCGCACCGCCGTCGCACACAAGAGCTATCACGAACGCAATTGGTTGCTTTACCAGAATTCCCACAACATCATTCAGCAGGGTGTAATTCACTACGACAGTTACGGGCTGGGGGAGCGGAGCGAGGGCGCATTGCCGGGAATGCAGCCGAACGGCATGGTCGTCATGCTGCTGTTTCCTGACGTGATGCTCAATATTCGCGCGACCGTGATGCGTATAGACACAATGACGCCACTCGCACCCGGCAAGACCCTCGTCGAATGGCGCGGCGTAGGGCTCAAGTCCGATACACCGGACGTCCGCGCAATGCGGATCCAGCACCACAATGAGGTATGGGGACCGGCCGGTCGCAATCTCCCAGAGGATATCGCCGCCGTCGAAACGCAGTGGGAGACCATGGTCCAGGGTGGATCGCGATACAGCCTCTTTGCCAGGGAAGAAGGGCTGAAACCGCAGGACGATGCCAACCTCCGCGCCTTCTATCAGGAATGGGGTCGGTGCCTTGGACGCGCGCCGAATGATCCGTTCAGGCACGGTAATGTGGATACCGATGTTTCTCATTCAATAAAGGAGATCACCAATGTCTGA
- a CDS encoding nuclear transport factor 2 family protein: MSDVASQLFEREAIRELIARVGRLLDTKDFAAVIASFAEPGSYVLRAYSPEIGKEMIWMSVKRAELLRLLKESAEHVHDLADRTHQITVDQISLEKGEALARSTFSVFRTDMKGQSDLFAVGHYEDRLVKNGDTWLIDSRTVRLHTRMFTVPTPLPL; the protein is encoded by the coding sequence ATGTCTGACGTCGCAAGCCAACTCTTCGAGCGTGAAGCGATACGCGAGCTGATTGCGCGCGTGGGGCGGCTGCTTGACACTAAGGATTTTGCTGCCGTCATCGCTTCCTTTGCAGAACCGGGGAGCTATGTGTTGCGCGCATACAGTCCCGAGATTGGCAAGGAAATGATTTGGATGTCGGTTAAACGCGCCGAGCTTCTACGCCTGTTGAAGGAGTCGGCGGAACATGTGCATGACCTGGCCGACCGGACGCATCAGATCACTGTGGATCAAATCAGCCTCGAAAAAGGCGAGGCATTGGCGCGGTCGACCTTTTCAGTGTTCCGTACTGACATGAAGGGACAGAGCGACCTGTTCGCCGTGGGCCACTATGAGGATCGGCTCGTGAAAAACGGAGACACCTGGCTCATCGACAGCCGGACAGTACGGCTCCATACGCGCATGTTCACAGTGCCAACCCCCTTGCCGCTTTAA
- a CDS encoding Rieske 2Fe-2S domain-containing protein produces MNTQPIKLCARTDIPEGEMIEMSVPGTDNSLLLVSTKGAIRAFQNKCPHMDIPLCQGAFDGEVITWRSQF; encoded by the coding sequence ATGAATACGCAACCGATCAAGCTATGTGCCAGGACCGACATTCCGGAGGGTGAGATGATCGAAATGTCCGTCCCGGGCACTGACAACAGCCTGCTCTTGGTCTCTACCAAAGGAGCAATCCGTGCCTTCCAGAACAAGTGTCCACATATGGACATCCCGCTTTGCCAAGGCGCCTTTGATGGTGAAGTAATCACTTGGCGATCTCAATTTTGA
- a CDS encoding 2Fe-2S iron-sulfur cluster binding domain-containing protein produces the protein MTMPHRIHFDAANGFDAATDEPLLISGLRAGYALPYECATGTCGSCRTQIIEGAVVVRWPDAPGLPETKRQEGHVLLCQALPQSDCRLPDALCKSRDASLPPVRIVKGRASAETETSDIARVMVQLDEPITFLAGQYALFEVPGVTGYRAYSMANTGNTLTSTLEFYIRRVPGGVSSPILLGARDIPLRLVVPVGHAFIDATAQRDILCVAGGTGLAPILSIARDALSRGLLRKQRLDIFIGVRTPADIFATASLQELIEAAGGAVRVTWAISEAGEFADWKGERGYVHEVVARSAGDLSARQVYMGGPPAMIDAMVRLLLKSRVKRSQIRFDKFA, from the coding sequence ATGACCATGCCTCATCGAATCCATTTTGACGCCGCCAACGGCTTCGACGCTGCAACGGACGAACCGCTCCTGATTTCAGGCCTGCGGGCAGGCTATGCGCTTCCGTATGAATGCGCGACAGGAACTTGTGGCTCATGCCGTACCCAGATCATTGAAGGTGCTGTCGTCGTCCGCTGGCCGGATGCGCCCGGGCTGCCCGAGACAAAGCGCCAAGAGGGCCATGTGCTCCTGTGCCAGGCATTACCACAGAGTGACTGTAGATTGCCGGACGCGTTATGTAAATCGCGGGACGCGAGTCTACCCCCGGTCCGCATCGTGAAGGGCCGGGCAAGCGCGGAAACTGAGACGAGCGATATCGCACGCGTGATGGTTCAACTCGACGAGCCGATTACTTTCCTCGCCGGCCAATACGCATTGTTTGAAGTGCCCGGCGTCACAGGATATCGCGCCTACTCGATGGCAAACACCGGCAATACGCTGACCTCCACTCTCGAGTTCTATATCCGCCGCGTCCCGGGTGGCGTGTCATCGCCAATTCTGCTCGGGGCGCGCGACATCCCCTTGCGCCTGGTGGTGCCGGTGGGTCACGCATTCATCGATGCGACCGCACAGCGCGATATACTCTGCGTCGCCGGCGGTACCGGCCTCGCGCCTATCCTGTCGATTGCGCGCGATGCGCTATCCCGCGGCCTGCTTCGCAAGCAGCGTCTGGATATTTTTATCGGAGTAAGGACGCCCGCCGACATTTTCGCGACCGCGTCCCTCCAAGAGCTCATTGAGGCGGCTGGAGGGGCGGTGCGAGTTACCTGGGCCATTTCGGAAGCGGGCGAGTTCGCGGATTGGAAAGGCGAACGCGGCTATGTACATGAGGTGGTCGCCCGCAGTGCGGGAGACCTTTCTGCGCGCCAGGTCTATATGGGGGGGCCGCCCGCCATGATTGATGCCATGGTACGTTTGCTGCTCAAGTCACGGGTTAAGCGATCCCAGATTCGCTTCGACAAATTCGCTTAA